Within Pirellulales bacterium, the genomic segment ACGCGCAGCACGTCGACAAGATGGCAGGCGACAAAGATGGCAAGCACTATGACGAGATTCGCGAATTCGCAACGCTCACGTTCACCTGGCCCCTGGCGCGCACCGACTCCGACCCCGCGGCGGTAAAGCTCTTCGAGGATGCCGTCGCCGCGCGGGCGCAATGGAAGAACTTCCCCGGCTTTAAAGCGACGCTCGACGGTAATGTCGACGGCCGCCCCGTCGCGGGCGACGTCACGGTGACAGCCGACGGCAGCGTGACCGTCGACGCTGCCGACGAGCCCGTGGCCGATTGGGTGCGCGAGCAATTGGAATCGATCACGATGCACCGCGTGGCGCAGGATTCACGCGACGCGACTCCTCCCGTCTTGCGTTTCGCCGACGAAGATCAGAATCATCCGCTGGGCCGGCTCCTGGAATTCTCCGGCGGCCAGTTTGCCTCGAGCTATCGGGTGCGCGATTCGCAGATCATGGTCGTGAATCGCAACTTCGGCGAGCAGGATATGACGATCACGGTGCTGGATAACGAACAAAACTCTGCCGGACGCTTTTTGCCACGCAACTACACTGTGCAATACTGGGACGCCAAAACCGGCAAACTCGCTCGCACCGAAAGTGTGCAGGATCGCTGGCGCCGCGTCGGTGATTTCGACTTGCCGCAGACCCACACCGTGTCGACGGCCA encodes:
- a CDS encoding DUF3386 family protein, whose product is MTSHRTCWRLVLTCAYGAWLCSPAQAHFLFVRILPPAEGGRAAEVYFSEKADAGDPRFIDKVAATRLWLQTATGEPQELAVTKGADRLRAHLPIQGSAEVFGVLDYGVLARPAQTPFLLRHYPKACAGTPGELNQFAWRGQERFEFAPRFARDQVVLTLLHDGKPQPGVKVNTVDVNLVGDELTTNDQGEVTFQPPSTGVYSVYAQHVDKMAGDKDGKHYDEIREFATLTFTWPLARTDSDPAAVKLFEDAVAARAQWKNFPGFKATLDGNVDGRPVAGDVTVTADGSVTVDAADEPVADWVREQLESITMHRVAQDSRDATPPVLRFADEDQNHPLGRLLEFSGGQFASSYRVRDSQIMVVNRNFGEQDMTITVLDNEQNSAGRFLPRNYTVQYWDAKTGKLARTESVQDRWRRVGDFDLPQTHTVSTATSGGLSVRTFTLSSHKLLDAK